A region of Sugiyamaella lignohabitans strain CBS 10342 chromosome A, complete sequence DNA encodes the following proteins:
- the MSS4 gene encoding 1-phosphatidylinositol-4-phosphate 5-kinase (Phosphatidylinositol-4-phosphate 5-kinase; involved in actin cytoskeleton organization and cell morphogenesis; multicopy suppressor of stt4 mutation; GO_component: GO:0005634 - nucleus [Evidence IDA] [PMID 9624177]; GO_component: GO:0005886 - plasma membrane [Evidence IDA] [PMID 9624177]; GO_function: GO:0016308 - 1-phosphatidylinositol-4-phosphate 5-kinase activity [Evidence IEA]; GO_function: GO:0016308 - 1-phosphatidylinositol-4-phosphate 5-kinase activity [Evidence IDA] [PMID 9624177]; GO_function: GO:0016308 - 1-phosphatidylinositol-4-phosphate 5-kinase activity [Evidence IDA] [PMID 9624178]; GO_function: GO:0005524 - ATP binding [Evidence IEA]; GO_function: GO:0016301 - kinase activity [Evidence IEA]; GO_function: GO:0000166 - nucleotide binding [Evidence IEA]; GO_function: GO:0016307 - phosphatidylinositol phosphate kinase activity [Evidence IEA]; GO_function: GO:0016740 - transferase activity [Evidence IEA]; GO_process: GO:0031321 - ascospore-type prospore assembly [Evidence IGI] [PMID 19502581]; GO_process: GO:0046488 - phosphatidylinositol metabolic process [Evidence IEA]; GO_process: GO:0046854 - phosphatidylinositol phosphorylation [Evidence IDA] [PMID 9624177]; GO_process: GO:0046854 - phosphatidylinositol phosphorylation [Evidence IDA] [PMID 9624178]; GO_process: GO:0016310 - phosphorylation [Evidence IEA]), translating to MAAVFFTNGDYRPSNGTHKVPRRPVLSDVHCGVSVPKYGACVQQENRRPARRSAFAYHKVLILECSPDDSGVSVGSDETLNEPTVWKPIDIVAEQAYCDESSNTCSATIDNDDDDNSSEWSFEAGDEAAFSTRQIQAAWSDENTESIWSAPAASWALADCPIEIDENDSTTESHGDVTLVESPLETTHSDLAESEEITPVEVDDQTPCAMADAPAPTIEGTCSIDSLVVEIIAVANLYKGLPQLIVSGGLKPEPDSEFPQTAPLAPSKPIAQTPSDDLVIQVEEVDKSKTPLLLTRAKAKLTTLTGHAAPITKSTLMFNGVQSAVYATPLSSQEPLTMENKKYRLDGGAIIKAYSPIVYQNIRTLCGIDYHEFLNSFVLQSDLTKTKSPGKSGSDFLFTPNGKYIIKTIKRKEHNVIANADFLADYYNHIKAHPGTQLPFYLGNFTLIADGKKTHFVIMKNLLQKKTDLIYDLKGSSHDRRAGPRKDNRGRVVFKDLDWTDKHEAISMSQEDRDKLMVQVSKDVDFLKRHNIMDYSLLVGLQSDTRTCEQQPVIGMIDTLCPFSWRKRAETTVKGLIFGRSAVDVVHPSKYGARFLNFVQSAVVPGPSRSVSTRC from the coding sequence atggcTGCCGTTTTCTTTACCAACGGTGATTATCGTCCTTCTAATGGAACCCACAAGGTCCCTCGTCGTCCTGTTTTGAGTGACGTCCATTGCGGTGTTTCTGTGCCCAAGTATGGTGCTTGTGTACAACAAGAGAACCGTCGCCCTGCCAGAcgttctgcttttgcttatcACAAGGTTTTGATCCTTGAATGTTCCCCCGATGACTCTGGTGTCTCGgttggatctgatgagACCCTCAATGAACCCACCGTCTGGAAACCCATCGATATTGTTGCCGAACAAGCTTATTGTGACGAGTCGAGTAACACCTGCTCTGCTAccattgataatgatgatgatgacaactCCTCTGAGTGGTCTTTTGAGGCTGGAGACGAGGCTGCCTTTTCCACCCGCCAAATTCAAGCTGCCTGGTCCGATGAGAACACTGAATCTATCTGGTCGgcccctgctgcctcttggGCTCTAGCTGATTGCcctattgaaattgatgagaatgactcTACTACTGAGTCCCATGGCGATGTTACATTGGTTGAGTCGCCTTTGGAAACCACTCACAGTGACTTGGCTGAATCTGAGGAAATCACTCCTGTCGAGGTGGATGATCAAACCCCTTGCGCTATGGCCGACGCCCCTGCCCCTACCATCGAGGGCACTTGTTCTATTGACAgtcttgttgttgagattaTTGCCGTTGCAAACTTATACAAGGGTTTGCCacaattgattgtttctggtggccTCAAACCTGAACCAGACTCCGAGTTTCCCCAAACAGCTCCTTTGGCTCCATCGAAGCCTATTGCTCAAACTCCCTCTGACGATTTGGTCATTCAGGTTGAGGAAGTCGACAAGTCCAAAACaccattgttgttgacaagaGCCAAGGCAAAGCTGACTACCCTTACTGGTCACGCTGCCCCTATCACGAAATCCACTCTTATGTTTAATGGCGTTCAATCTGCCGTCTATGCTACTCCCCTTAGTAGCCAAGAGCCCCTCACTatggagaacaagaagtACAGACTTGATGGAGGTGCCATTATTAAGGCCTATTCGCCTATTGTTTATCAGAACATCCGCACCCTTTGTGGAATTGACTATCATGAGTTTTTGAACTCGTTTGTTTTGCAGTCTGACTTGACTAAGACTAAATCTCCTGGTAAATCTGGAtccgatttcttgtttacaCCTAATGGCAAGTACATTATTAAGACCATCAAACGCAAAGAGCACAACGTCATTGCTAATGCGGACTTTTTGGCCGACTATTACAATCATATCAAGGCCCACCCCGGTACTCAGCTCCCTTTCTATCTTGGAAACTTCACCCTTATTGCtgatggaaagaagactcaCTTTGTcattatgaagaatttgcttcagaagaagactgaTCTGATTTACGATCTTAAGGGATCGAGCCATGACCGACGTGCTGGACCTAGAAAAGACAATCGTGGTCGTGTAGTGTTCAAGGACCTTGACTGGACTGACAAACACGAGGCTATCTCAATGAGTCAAGAGGACCGAGACAAGTTAATGGTTCAAGTGTCAAAGGATgtcgatttcttgaagcGACACAATATCATGGATTATTCATTATTGGTAGGACTTCAGAGTGATACTCGTACTtgtgaacaacaacctgttattggtatgatTGATACCCTCTGCCCCTTCAGTTGGCGCAAGAGAGCGGAGACCACTGTCAAAGGACTGATATTTGGCAGGTCCGCTGTGGATGTTGTTCACCCTTCGAAGTATGGAGCGAGATTCCTTAATTTCGTTCAATCTGCCGTGGTCCCTGGACCCAGCAGATCAGTGTCTACTCGTTGCtaa